GCGTTTTCGACCAGCAGTTGCAGAGTCATGGGCGGAATGAGTACGCTCAGGGTTTCGGGCGCCACGTCGAGCGTGTAGGTCAGACGTTCTTCCAGCTGCATGGCTTCCAGAGCCAGGTAGTGCTCCACGATTTCCACCTCCCGCACCAGCGGCACTTTCTCGGTGCTGTTGAGCTGAATGGAGTAGCGCAGCAAATCCGACAGGTGGGTTATCATGTCGCGGGCCCGGGCCGGGTCTTCCGTTACCAGGGCCCGGATATTGTTGAGCCCATTGAACATGAAGTGCGGATTGATCTGGGCCTTGAGCATGCGCATCTCGGCCTCGTGCACGGCCGCCGCCAGCTTCCATTTGTCCACCTCGGCCCGTTTGTAGCTGTCGAGGTAGTGCAGGCCAAAGTACAGGACGGCCCAGAGCCAGAACACGAAGTTGCCGTACAGAGTGTAGAGCAGCAGCGCCGTCCAGCTAAACTGGGCGGGCGTGAAAATGTGCACTACAAACATCATAATCAGGGAAATAAGCGCCTGGGTCGTCAGGGACAGCAGGAAGTTGACGACCAGCAGGCGGGGCACCACGGCCAGCACCGACAGCCGGAGCCAGCCGCCGCGCCGGATAACGGCCCGCAGCAGGTGACTGGCTCCAATGTTGATGCCCACAATGCAAAGCTGGGCCAGCGCGTAGTTCACGGTTAGCTGGCCCATCACTTTGAAGATGGTGATGCCCAGCAGCGCGTACAGTCCCCAGCAGGTGACTTGCAGCAGCCAGTACAGCCGACGGCGGGTAAAAGGACGCATAAGCAGCGGTGAGTGAGGTGGTTGTGGGGCAGCGCCTTAGGCGGCCATAGCTACCAGCACCGGAGCCTGCTGGCGCTTTTTCTGGTAAT
Above is a genomic segment from Hymenobacter cellulosivorans containing:
- a CDS encoding sensor histidine kinase — encoded protein: MRPFTRRRLYWLLQVTCWGLYALLGITIFKVMGQLTVNYALAQLCIVGINIGASHLLRAVIRRGGWLRLSVLAVVPRLLVVNFLLSLTTQALISLIMMFVVHIFTPAQFSWTALLLYTLYGNFVFWLWAVLYFGLHYLDSYKRAEVDKWKLAAAVHEAEMRMLKAQINPHFMFNGLNNIRALVTEDPARARDMITHLSDLLRYSIQLNSTEKVPLVREVEIVEHYLALEAMQLEERLTYTLDVAPETLSVLIPPMTLQLLVENAIKHGIAPRPDGGHIQLTARLSGPQLLITVRNTGQYQPRPGHEGVGLRNARERLQLLFGKAAGLQLTNDPATPDTVVAELHLPAGPLSQSVPAAAALVSA